In Panthera uncia isolate 11264 unplaced genomic scaffold, Puncia_PCG_1.0 HiC_scaffold_1833, whole genome shotgun sequence, the following proteins share a genomic window:
- the LOC125917431 gene encoding kinesin light chain 4-like: protein MSGLVLGQRDEPAGHRLSQEEILGSTRLVSQGLEALHSEHQAVLQSLSHTIECLQQGGHEEGLVHEKARQLRRSMENIELGLSEAQVMLALASHLSTVESEKQKLRAQVRRLCQENQWLRDELAGTQQRLQRSEQAVAQLEEEKKHLEFLGQLRQYDEDGHTAEEKEGDATKDSLDDLFPNEEEEDPSNGLSRGQGAQHSGYEIPARLRTLHNLVIQYAAQGRYEVAVPLCKQALEDLERTSGRGHPDVATMLNILALVYRDQNKYKEAAHLLNDALSIRESTLGRDHPAVAATLNNLAVLYGKRGKYKEAEPLCQRALEIREKVLGTDHPDVAKQLNNLALLCQNQGKYEAVERYYRRALAIYEGQLGPDNPNVARTKNNLASCYLKQGKYAEAETLYKEILTRAHLQEFGSVDDDHKPIWMHAEEREEMSKSRHREGGTPYTEYGGWYKACKVSSPTVNTTLRNLGALYRRQGKLEAAETLEECALRSQKQVSDQEGIGKEVRKVGPGDGGPLTLLVNLRRLRGEAEEEAEERKVRHSVTVVIFKCVLTLSPALYGQDSKFEVHITKWDYCEGSCVGRLGGSVG, encoded by the exons ATGTCAGGCCTGGTGTTGGGGCAGCGGGATGAGCCTGCAGGGCACAGGCTCAGCCAGGAGGAGATCCTGGGAAGTACCCGGCTGGTGAGCCAAGGGCTGGAGGCCCTACACAGTGAACATCAGGCTGTCCTGCAAAGTCTGTCCCATACCATCGAGTGTCTGCAGCAAGGAGGCCATGAAGAAGGGCTGGTGCATGAGAAGGCTCGGCAGCTGCGACGTTCCATGGAGAACATCGAGCTGGGGCTGAGTGAGGCCCAG GTGATGCTGGCTTTGGCCAGCCACCTGAGCACAGTGGAGTCGGAGAAACAGAAACTGCGGGCTCAGGTACGGCGGCTGTGTCAGGAGAACCAGTGGCTCCGGGACGAGCTGGCGGGCACCCAGCAGCGGCTGCAGCGTAGTGAACAGGCTGTGGCTCagctggaggaggaaaagaagcacCTGGAGTTCCTGGGGCAGCTGCGACAGTATGACGAGGACGGGCACACCGCG gaagagaaggagggtgaTGCCACCAAGGATTCCCTGGATGATCTCTTCCCcaatgaggaggaagaagaccCCAGCAATGGCT TGTCCCGTGGCCAGGGTGCCCAGCACAGCGGATACGAGATCCCGGCGAGGTTACGGACACTGCACAACTTGGTGATCCAGTATGCTGCCCAGGGTCGCTATGAGGTGGCTGTGCCTCTCTGCAAGCAGGCACTGGAGGACTTGGAGCGCACATCTGGCCGCGGCCACCCTGATGTCGCGACCATGCTCAACATCCTTGCTTTGGTGTATCG ggACCAGAATAAGTATAAGGAAGCTGCCCACCTGCTGAATGATGCCCTCAGCATCCGGGAGAGCACCCTGGGCCGGGACCACCCTGCA GTGGCTGCCACACTCAACAATCTGGCTGTGCTCTATGGCAAGAGGGGCAAATACAAGGAGGCAGAGCCACTGTGCCAACGTGCACTGGAGATTCGAGAAAAG GTCCTAGGCACTGACCACCCAGATGTGGCAAAGCAGCTGAACAACCTGGCCCTGTTGTGCCAAAACCAGGGCAAGTACGAGGCCGTGGAGCGCTATTACCGGCGGGCACTGGCCATCTATGAGGGGCAGCTGGGGCCGGACAACCCTAATGTAGCCCGGACCAAGAACAAcctg GCTTCCTGTTACTTGAAACAGGGCAAATATGCTGAGGCTGAGACACTCTACAAAGAGATCCTGACCCGGGCCCACCTGCAGGAGTTTGGGTCTGTGGACG ATGACCACAAGCCCATCTGGATGCATGCAGAGGAGCGGGAGGAAATGAGCAAA AGCCGGCACCGAGAGGGCGGCACACCCTATACTGAGTATGGAGGCTGGTACAAGGCTTGCAAAGTGAGCAG CCCCACAGTAAACACCACTCTGAGAAACCTAGGAGCTCTGTACAGGCGCCAGGGAAAGCTGGAGGCAGCCGAGACCCTAGAAGAATGTGCCCTGCGCTCCCAGAAACAGGTCAGTGACCAGGAGGGGATAGGGAAGGAGGTCCGGAAGGTAGGCCCTGGGGATGGGGGACCACTGACACTTCTTGTGAATCTCAGAAGATTAAGAGGAGAGGCTGAGGAGGAAGCCGAGGAAAGGAAGGTGAGACACTCTGTGACTGTGGTTATTTTTAAGTGTGTTCTCACCCTTTCACCTGCCCTTTATGGTCAGGACTCCAAGTTCGAGGTTCATATCACTAAATGGGACTATTGTGAGGGAAgctgtgtggggcgcctgggtggctcagttggttga